One segment of Primulina tabacum isolate GXHZ01 chromosome 6, ASM2559414v2, whole genome shotgun sequence DNA contains the following:
- the LOC142550148 gene encoding uncharacterized protein LOC142550148 → MGEKKPAMGYRHEAMERAKEKIAKAFGNNEDMYKEIEKDEEVVTGWYNAITRLTFDAETERKIYTELLKYKQAEGLFGNEVAIEMRKIVSPAAWWNSYGTSTPKLQKLSQRYTKSHFFIPRKRNRLEQKRLNDLVFIKYNRALRRRYDSRDTIDPIILTEVDDGNEWLLGRVNDEEPEFVHDGDDLTWQDVADVVGVDGAPYTLKKSKGALKATPTSAQTSKAPTSSPTRSSKAATSKSRGKRPIETSTTLNFIDDDEFDFDEESEEENDAERHAIANEEDCLDLDEEDEDEF, encoded by the exons ATGGGGGAGAAGAAGCCTGCCATGGGTTATAGACACGAGGCAATGGAAAGGGCTAAGGAGAAAATAGCAAAAGCCTTTGGTAATAACGAAGATATGTACAAAGAG ATAGAAAAAGATGAGGAAGTAGTTACGGGGTGGTACAATGCAATCACTAGGTTGACTTTTGATGCTGAGACAGAGAGAAAAATATATACAGAATTGTTAAAATACAAACAAGCAGAAGGTCTTTTTGGGAATGAAGTTGCAATCGAAATGAGAAAGATTGTATCACCAG CTGCATGGTGGAACTCATATGGAACTTCGACCCCAAAGTTGCAAAAACTTTCCCAAAGATATACTAAGTCTCACTT CTTCATTCCAAGAAAAAGGAATAGATTGGAGCAAAAACGCCTGAATGATTTGGtgttcatcaaatacaacagagCTCTGAGGCGTAGATACGATAGTCGTGATACCATCGATCCTATCATATTGACTGAAGTGGATGATGGCAATGAATGGCTGCTAGGGAGAGTGAATGATGAAGAGCCTGAATTTGTTCATGATGGTGATGATTTGACTTGGCAAGATGTTGCAGACGTTGTTGGAGTAGATGGAGCTCCTTATACATTGAAGAAATCCAAAGGGGCCTTGAAGGCGACCCCTACATCTGCTCAGACCTCAAAGGCGCCCACATCTTCACCTACAAGGAGCTCGAAGGCTGCGACATCTAAGTCTAGAGGGAAAAGGCCAATAGAAACATCTACTACACTTAATTTTATAGATGATGATGAATTTGACTTTGATGAAGAAAGTGAAGAAGAGAATGACGCCGAACGTCATGCAATTGCAAATGAAGAAGATTGTCTCGATCttgatgaagaagatgaagatgaattttaa
- the LOC142550147 gene encoding uncharacterized protein LOC142550147, with protein sequence MLVNPDKISDGILCNFCQKVTKSGISRLKQHFAEGFKNTRPCPKASACVKQEMKDHFEEKLAQKTVMDSIPHFDDVFDIEDQGDDIDLHGDPSSRENGIAFNAVKYDSFKPMIEAIGQYGPGMKPPSYHEVREPLLKEEINHTKLILKQNEEEMAKKGCTLMADGWRDRNGRSLINFLVNTPKDNMFIESVDASSYSHTCEKMFELLDKFVQKVGADNIVQVVTDSASNNVYAGKKLMDKYPNFVLGPLCSTLFGFDV encoded by the exons ATGCTGGTTAATCCAGACAAGATTTCTGATGGAATATTATGCAACTTTTGCCAAAAAGTTACAAAGAGTGGGATATCAAGGCTCAAACAACATTTTGCTgaaggatttaaaaatacaagaCCTTGTCCAAAAGCCTCAGCATGTGTTAAGCAAGAAATGAAAGATCACTTTGAAGAAAAGTTAGCCCAAAAAACTGTCATGGATTCCATACCTCActttgatgatgtttttgacatAGAAGATCAAGGAGATGATATTGATCTACACGGAGATCCATCCTCTCGTGAAAACG GGATCGCATTCAATGCGGTCAAATATGACAGCTTCAAGCCAATGATCGAAGCAATTGGACAATATGGTCCTGGGATGAAACCACCTAGTTACCATGAGGTGAGAGAACCACTTTTAAAAGAGGAGATCAACCATACAAAGCTGATTTTGAAACAAAATGAAGAGGAGATGGCGAAGAAGGGTTGTACTTTGATGGCTGATGGGTGGAGAGATAGAAATGGGAGATCACttatcaatttcttggtgaATACTCCAAAAGACAACATGTTTATTGAATCAGTTGATGCATCTAGCTACTCTCACACTTGTGAGAAGATGTTTGAGTTGCTTGACAAGTTTGTGCAAAAAGTTGGGGCGGATAATATTGTTCAAGTGGTCACCGACAGTGCATCAAACAATGTTTATGCGG GAAAGAAGTTGATGGATAAATATCCGAACTTTGTTTTGGGTCCTCTGTGCAGCACATTGTTTGGATTTGATGTTTGA